Part of the Synergistetes bacterium HGW-Synergistetes-1 genome, CAAGGCGTATAACATAGACCTCTATCCGCTGCTTGCATTGTATTTCACCCGTCTTTACAGAACAACTGAAATACTTACATCAATATACGAGGCGTATATTAATACGTTGAGGTGAAGGAGCATCGCATGTTGCTAAGTTAGCGCTGCTATAAATCCCAATTGTTGCAATTGGGGCAGATCGGAGGTGATAGCGACGCAACACGCAGTGGTTCAAGCTAAGGCGTATGCCAATACGTTGAAGCGCAGGACCGCAAATGTTACTAAGCTAGCGCTCCGAGATGCCCCAATTACACCAGCTTAGCGGGGGCCTTGAGTGTGCCCAGTATTGCCACTGAAACCGCCAGGACCGCTGCGGAGACAATGAAGGGTACAAAGAACGAACCGGTCATGGCCTGGAGTTTGCCTCCAAAGAACGGCCCGCAGAAACCTGCCACTCCCCATGCCGTAAAGAGCAACCCGTAGTTCGATCCCTGGTTCGCAGGACCGTAGTACTGTAAGAGCGTAGCCGGGAAGAGAGTGAACATCGCTCCATAGTTCCAACCGATCAGGCCGGCACATGCAGCAAGGAGAGCCGCCGTTTTTCCTGCGGGGAAAAGTATTAGCATCGCAACTGTCTGTAGAGCAAAGAGAGCGACAAATATTTTTTTTGTTCCTATCCTGTCCGCAAGCGGACCTATCATAATGCGGACTGCCGCGTTGAACACAGCAAGAGTACTTGGTGCAAGCGAGGCAGACATAGCTATGCTCTTTGCCACATCCTCGGGGATGACCGCGGCAGCATCAAGGCTCCCTTTTGCCCTGTAAACAAGGGTCATGGCGTCAATGCCATGCTTGGCGATCAGACCGATTACCATGAGTCCGGCGAATGAGCCGCAGAAATAGGCGACCCAGAGAAGCCAGAACTGGGGGGTCTTTTTTGTCTCTTCATAGGTATAGTCCCTGCAGCATTTAACTACACCGTCCACTGACGACAGTACAGGCGGATTCCATCCTGCCGGCCTGTAGCCTTTGGGAGGTTCTTTAAGGCAAAGTGCCGCGAGGACTACCATTAAGCCCATCGCGATGCCAACATATTTAAATACAGGCAGTGCACTGCCAAAATGGTTTATCATGCTTGTAGCCATAGGAGCCATAACGAATGAACCCAGGCCAAGCCCTACGACTGTAAAACCCGTCGCAAGCGCCCTCTTGTCAGGCCACCATTTTGGTGCGGTCGCTATCGGAGGCAGATAGACGCACCCTCCTCCAAATCCGGCTATTACTCCGTAATAAAGATACAGAAGGTACAGGGGTGTCTTGCCTGCGGCCCTTGCAGCTTCACCGCCCGCAGCTATGACGGCAGGATCGGGTGGAGTTATGGTAGAGACCATGAAGAAACCGAAGGCCATGATGACCCCGCCGACAAGTACTACGTTCCTCGAACCGTATTTGTCGCTCAGGCGTCCGGCAGGAAAGGTCATAAGGCCAAATATCAGGCATATCAGCGCATAGGCCATTGCAACATCGGGGACGCTCCATCCGAACTGGGCCTGGAGGGGACGGATGAATACGCTGAAGGCATAAAGAAGCAATCCGCAGGTGGTACTGCCGAGAAGTCCTCCCAGCAGCGGGATCCATCGTGGAAATGTTTTTTCTGTCTGAGGCATCAAGTTCTCTCCCTTTGTCTCTTTTTCAGAGTAATGAGAGATATTGTACAGAAATTTTGGAATTACACAACAAAAATATAATAAATCACTTTCTGCTTTCCTGCTCTAAAGAACTGGCTTCACCTTTTCCCTGTATCGAAATCGATCCTGTTGTGGTTTAAGTGCTGAATATTAAATAAATATTCTTTCCAAAAACACTTAAGGACCTGAAAAAAGAGCCACAGCGCTTCAAACTTCATACGCTGAACGGCTCTCTGATCACTTACTAAAAAATATTGTCTGTTCGGTGAACTTATTAATATAATCCAGTCATCTGACTACTGCTTAGACAGCATGATGTTGCTTTTGATAAACTCATAAGATTTCTGTATGTCCGGAGATATAGGCCTGTCGTTCTCGTACAGGGCAACTTTTTTGCGAAAAGCTTTCCATGCGATTTCTGTACCCTTGCCAAGCCTTATTCTGCTTTTTCTCATCCGCAGATCAATCGCCTGACATCCATGTATCATTTCCATACCATAAATGTATGCAAGATTGTCTGCCGCTTTTCGTAATTTCTGAACCACAAACGGAGTGTTGTTGGCGTGGTCCTCTATTCCTCCGGCAAGAGACATAAAATCTGCCGAACATGGATTTGAAAGGTGCCTGATCTCGGTATCCATAAGTGAATAAGATTTCTGGAAGGCACCAAAACAGTGAGAATCTCCACCGTCATGGCTCAGGAATCTTGCAAGTCCTGTCAGCACTGGGTTGCACAGCTTCAGCATCCTGTAGCACGACATACGTGAGACGTGGCTCAAAATGATACCGAGCATTTCCAATCCTGTCGCAAGCGAAGTGGTTTCAAAGTTTGATACGGATATCATACGCCTTTCTTCAACAAGAACACAGGGGTTATCGTCAGTGCTATTCATCTGGATATCCATAAACTCAGTGACATAGTCAAGCGCATCGCGAAGCGTACCGTTCACATGAACTGCTCCGCGGAAGCACAGCGGATCCTGGACTGGTTTCTCCGGATCCCTGTCATAAATGCTGCTTCCTTCAATAATTTTTCTGACTTTTTCCGCACTGACCTGCTGCCCTTTAAGCCTCCTCGGAGCTAGTCCTGAAGGCTCAAGGGGAGAGGTGTTTCCGTTGAGCCCTTCCAGTGACACTGAATAGACCATATCGCCAATGTCCGCGAGATCACGGAGTCTTCTTAGAACAAGGGCTCCCTGCCCTGCTGAAAAAGCACTGTTGCTCACTATTGCCAGTCCGTCTTTGGGCCCCAGAACAACCGGCACAAGACCAGTCATTCTGTGAGCCTCCATCGAGGGCATTCTTTCTCCTTTATAAAAAACATCGCCTTCTCCTATCATCGCCAATCCGATATGGGACATTACAGCAATGTCGCCCTCTCCAACTGAGCCTCTTTCAGGAACAGCAGGGTGTATGCCTTTATTTAAAAACTCAGCATAACGTCTTGCCACTGCAGGCTGAATGCCGGTATAACCCTGAAGCAGACAGTTCAGCCTTATAGCCATCATCGCCCTTACCTCCTCCTCAGAGGCATCAGGAGCAATTCCAAGCGAATGTGAATAGATCAGCTTGCGGTTAAAATCTTCAAAGAATTCCTTTGCGATGGTATGGTCTTTGTTCCAGCCTACCCCAGTATTAAAACCGTACACAGGGACATCCTCATCAACAAGGTCATAGACAAGCTGTCTTGAAGCTTCAAGTTTCGCATCCGCCTCAGGGCTTATTTCTACTTCGGCGCCTTCGGCTGCGATAGACCAAACTTTTTCTATGGTCAGGTCATTGCCTGTAAGCAATATCTTCATTTTTAACCTCCATGATCAGAGCTGCGTATGCAGCGTGAAAATCGTTGCATACGCAGCATATATCGCATTTTATATTAACTAAGAGAAGATCCGCAGCTAAGCTATTCCGTAACTTTATCTATAAAGAATACCTTAATGAAAGCAATTACCTGTACGACAAATATAAACAGCACCACAAAGCCTGCTGCCGCTGCCAGGGACTTAACTCCGTCGACCCCCTGGGCTCCTCCGCCATATGCAGCCATTATAATGGCAACTACACCTATAGAAATTCCCCAGAGAGCCTTGATCTTTGCCGGGGGTTCTGTTCCGATCGGAACATCCCTTACGCACATAGAACCAATATTTGTCAGCGTCGCATCAGCGCAGGTAACAAAAGAGGCAAGAATAACAAGTATATTTATTGGTACGACTATAACACCAAGACCAAACGGAAGGTTTTTAAGGAATTCCCAAAGCGCCATTATCGCTCCGCCAGTATTCAGCGCTCCTACAAGATCGGCACCGCCCGTCATCTGCATGTGGATCGCGCTGCCTCCCCAGACTGAGAACCAGATAATGCCAAACACTGATGGCAGGATCCAGTTTACGATCATATATTCCCTTACCGTCCTTCCGTATGAGAGCATTGCAAGGAATATTCCTGTAACCGGAGCATAGCCGACCCAGAAAGCCCAGTCAAAGAGCGTCCATGAGCGAGTAAGTGCCGCTCCTCCTATGTCGATCGGATCCAGCCCCCACAGCCAGAAATTATGCATCCAGGAAGCAAGGCCGGCTGTTCCCATCCTCAATATGAAAAGGGTGGGTCCGGTTATAAGAAGGAGAGCCAGAAGTCCATAGTAGAACCAGGCATTCAGGCTTCCTACTATTTTCAGTCCTTTATCCAGTCCGACATAACTGGAGAACGTAAATGCAAAAATTATTACG contains:
- a CDS encoding MFS transporter translates to MPQTEKTFPRWIPLLGGLLGSTTCGLLLYAFSVFIRPLQAQFGWSVPDVAMAYALICLIFGLMTFPAGRLSDKYGSRNVVLVGGVIMAFGFFMVSTITPPDPAVIAAGGEAARAAGKTPLYLLYLYYGVIAGFGGGCVYLPPIATAPKWWPDKRALATGFTVVGLGLGSFVMAPMATSMINHFGSALPVFKYVGIAMGLMVVLAALCLKEPPKGYRPAGWNPPVLSSVDGVVKCCRDYTYEETKKTPQFWLLWVAYFCGSFAGLMVIGLIAKHGIDAMTLVYRAKGSLDAAAVIPEDVAKSIAMSASLAPSTLAVFNAAVRIMIGPLADRIGTKKIFVALFALQTVAMLILFPAGKTAALLAACAGLIGWNYGAMFTLFPATLLQYYGPANQGSNYGLLFTAWGVAGFCGPFFGGKLQAMTGSFFVPFIVSAAVLAVSVAILGTLKAPAKLV
- a CDS encoding aromatic amino acid lyase, translated to MKILLTGNDLTIEKVWSIAAEGAEVEISPEADAKLEASRQLVYDLVDEDVPVYGFNTGVGWNKDHTIAKEFFEDFNRKLIYSHSLGIAPDASEEEVRAMMAIRLNCLLQGYTGIQPAVARRYAEFLNKGIHPAVPERGSVGEGDIAVMSHIGLAMIGEGDVFYKGERMPSMEAHRMTGLVPVVLGPKDGLAIVSNSAFSAGQGALVLRRLRDLADIGDMVYSVSLEGLNGNTSPLEPSGLAPRRLKGQQVSAEKVRKIIEGSSIYDRDPEKPVQDPLCFRGAVHVNGTLRDALDYVTEFMDIQMNSTDDNPCVLVEERRMISVSNFETTSLATGLEMLGIILSHVSRMSCYRMLKLCNPVLTGLARFLSHDGGDSHCFGAFQKSYSLMDTEIRHLSNPCSADFMSLAGGIEDHANNTPFVVQKLRKAADNLAYIYGMEMIHGCQAIDLRMRKSRIRLGKGTEIAWKAFRKKVALYENDRPISPDIQKSYEFIKSNIMLSKQ
- a CDS encoding BCCT transporter; this encodes MQNEQKQTVSEIKKGIRWEVFLPAFIVVAVAAIVGIVDKTALTKASNIFFFWSLDSFGWLYQISIMASVVLVTVVTFSKLGSMRIGGKEAKPKYSFWTWFAMTLTGGIATGIVTWGVNEPLIYYGNVWGELDQLGIKAETHQAAIFAMARSFYNWTFVPYAIYALCGLLVSYIYYHKKGSLTVTATLKPLFGDSVTKPLSSAVIDTLSMLALTIGLATGLTMCITLVITGLKGAYGIQESLPLFIGIGAVIIFAFTFSSYVGLDKGLKIVGSLNAWFYYGLLALLLITGPTLFILRMGTAGLASWMHNFWLWGLDPIDIGGAALTRSWTLFDWAFWVGYAPVTGIFLAMLSYGRTVREYMIVNWILPSVFGIIWFSVWGGSAIHMQMTGGADLVGALNTGGAIMALWEFLKNLPFGLGVIVVPINILVILASFVTCADATLTNIGSMCVRDVPIGTEPPAKIKALWGISIGVVAIIMAAYGGGAQGVDGVKSLAAAAGFVVLFIFVVQVIAFIKVFFIDKVTE